A DNA window from Maribellus comscasis contains the following coding sequences:
- a CDS encoding sulfatase-like hydrolase/transferase: MCQKISIFLFCVLIVLSCKKEQPKPNIILISADDLGWSDIGCYGSEVQTPNLDKLGEGGIRFTRFHNTSKCFPLRACLLTGVYAQQNGYSNTHTNPITNAVTLGEVLRTAGYRTLWSGKHHGLENPFTRGFDRYYGLKDGACNYFNPGDQRPGEGAPARKGKPGNKTQRWWCIDSVMYHPYTPEAKDFYTTDYFTNYALGWLDEYKNENKPFFLYLAFNAPHDPLMAWPEDIAKYKGKYDAGYEKIRNQRYQKQLQIGLIDDSYSLSAPTYDNWEDLADSIQNDEIRKMEVYAAMIDRMDQNIGRLLAKLKETKKDENTLILFVSDNGASAEMVHIEDDYGEIGTMTRWSSLGENWANVGNTPFRFYKNFSYEGGINTPLIAWWPGKITPKTFSEFPGHFIDIMATVVDITGATYPAEFNNQKITPMQGVSLLPVLNGEKTSREKPIFWEWRRGKAVYSDSWKIVKEGLEEPWDLYNIEQDPTETKNLANSNPEKVKEMEQLFEEWKSSQIEKNE, translated from the coding sequence ATGTGCCAAAAAATATCTATTTTTCTTTTTTGTGTCTTAATCGTTTTATCCTGCAAAAAAGAACAACCAAAACCAAACATTATATTAATCAGTGCCGACGATTTGGGCTGGTCGGATATCGGATGTTACGGTAGCGAAGTACAGACCCCTAACCTCGACAAGCTGGGAGAAGGTGGAATACGATTCACCAGGTTTCATAATACATCAAAATGTTTCCCTTTAAGAGCATGCTTGCTTACCGGAGTTTATGCACAGCAAAACGGTTATTCCAACACACACACCAACCCCATCACCAATGCAGTTACGCTGGGAGAAGTTCTTCGTACAGCGGGTTACCGAACACTTTGGTCAGGGAAACATCACGGTTTGGAAAATCCTTTTACCCGGGGTTTTGACCGATACTATGGTCTAAAAGACGGTGCCTGTAACTATTTTAATCCGGGCGACCAACGGCCGGGTGAAGGTGCACCGGCGCGCAAAGGAAAACCCGGAAATAAAACCCAACGTTGGTGGTGTATCGACTCTGTAATGTATCATCCTTACACGCCGGAAGCGAAAGACTTTTACACAACCGATTATTTTACAAATTATGCGTTGGGCTGGTTAGATGAATATAAAAATGAAAACAAGCCATTTTTCCTTTACCTTGCTTTCAACGCGCCACACGACCCATTAATGGCCTGGCCGGAAGATATTGCCAAATATAAAGGGAAATACGATGCAGGCTATGAAAAAATCCGCAACCAACGGTATCAAAAACAACTTCAAATCGGCCTAATTGATGATTCATACAGTTTGTCTGCTCCTACTTATGACAACTGGGAAGATTTAGCAGATTCCATTCAAAACGATGAAATCCGTAAAATGGAAGTTTATGCAGCGATGATCGACCGAATGGATCAAAACATCGGTCGGTTGCTTGCGAAACTAAAAGAAACAAAGAAAGATGAAAATACGCTTATCCTGTTTGTATCCGACAACGGAGCATCGGCTGAAATGGTACATATAGAGGACGATTACGGAGAGATTGGGACGATGACCCGGTGGTCGTCGCTTGGCGAAAATTGGGCAAATGTAGGAAATACTCCTTTCCGTTTTTATAAAAACTTCAGCTATGAAGGAGGCATCAACACCCCATTGATTGCATGGTGGCCGGGAAAAATCACACCTAAAACATTTTCTGAATTCCCCGGGCATTTTATCGATATCATGGCCACGGTAGTGGATATTACGGGAGCTACTTACCCAGCGGAATTTAACAACCAAAAAATAACACCTATGCAGGGAGTTAGTTTACTTCCGGTTCTCAACGGAGAAAAAACAAGCAGAGAAAAGCCCATTTTTTGGGAATGGCGCCGGGGAAAAGCAGTTTATTCCGATTCATGGAAAATAGTCAAAGAAGGATTGGAGGAACCATGGGATCTGTATAATATTGAGCAGGATCCGACCGAAACAAAAAACCTTGCCAATAGTAATCCTGAAAAAGTTAAAGAGATGGAGCAGCTTTTCGAGGAATGGAAATCCAGTCAAATTGAAAAGAACGAATGA
- a CDS encoding alkaline phosphatase D family protein, whose amino-acid sequence MNKYTILFQCCFFLSILLFDSTNCFGSESDTIVPRYRVTLPEAHVGNLDIDTRLLDSYGLLPENIRQFYFDARSVFLGTPDADFTNPGIIAAARKNNLPIMGGPMLGKLSENSVNIWIRPSTSEPLVVKVKKSGSSDEKSYIKNSVEPGVEQRIILDGLSSATEYEYTVYTNGKGVAEGSFTTAPASGEKNSFRIAFGSCFHKIGLHNPNLINQILKREPQAMMLLGDIAVDDRENRINLHRSDYMLRDISKPWKELAANVPLYTSWDDHDYYNNDLSGTPKGFTTADREAARAVWQQNWNNPENKKPGIYFNSRIGPVEIIMLDTRSCRENGQRGRYGSYLGPEQLTWLKKTLKNSEAPFKIISSGTMWSDYVSNGKDSWGTWDTKAREEIFAFIESENISGVLLISGDRHGARGFTIPRPSGFKLYEFEAASLGGVPGPDAMAKDSTNQLFGYHGTAAVAFGEFTFDIQEDTPAVTFRLIDQFGNILEKYTLPYKKLTPP is encoded by the coding sequence ATGAATAAATACACTATTCTGTTTCAATGCTGCTTCTTCCTTTCAATTTTACTTTTCGACAGCACGAACTGCTTTGGTTCCGAAAGCGATACCATCGTTCCGCGTTATAGGGTTACACTTCCTGAAGCACATGTTGGAAATTTGGATATCGATACCAGGTTACTTGACAGTTACGGACTTTTACCTGAAAACATCAGGCAGTTTTATTTTGATGCTCGTTCTGTTTTTTTGGGTACACCGGATGCTGATTTTACAAATCCCGGGATTATTGCGGCTGCCCGGAAAAACAATTTACCAATAATGGGCGGCCCCATGCTTGGAAAATTAAGCGAAAACAGTGTTAACATTTGGATACGTCCATCGACCTCAGAACCTTTGGTTGTGAAAGTAAAAAAATCGGGAAGCAGCGATGAAAAATCATATATAAAAAATTCGGTTGAACCAGGCGTAGAGCAAAGAATTATATTGGACGGTCTGTCTTCCGCTACCGAATACGAATATACAGTTTACACAAATGGGAAAGGAGTTGCAGAGGGCAGCTTTACTACCGCACCCGCTTCCGGCGAAAAAAATAGTTTCAGGATAGCCTTTGGATCATGTTTTCATAAAATAGGTTTACACAATCCCAATCTAATCAATCAAATTCTAAAAAGAGAGCCTCAGGCGATGATGCTTCTGGGAGATATTGCAGTGGACGACAGGGAGAACCGAATTAATTTGCACAGATCTGATTATATGCTTCGTGATATTTCAAAACCGTGGAAGGAGCTCGCAGCAAATGTTCCACTCTATACTTCCTGGGATGATCACGACTATTATAATAATGACCTTAGTGGTACCCCTAAAGGATTTACCACGGCAGACCGCGAAGCAGCCAGGGCGGTATGGCAGCAGAATTGGAACAACCCGGAAAACAAAAAGCCAGGTATTTATTTTAACTCACGTATCGGTCCTGTGGAAATAATAATGCTCGATACCCGCTCATGCCGGGAAAACGGACAAAGAGGCCGGTACGGATCGTATCTGGGCCCGGAACAACTCACATGGTTAAAAAAAACGTTAAAAAACTCCGAAGCTCCGTTTAAAATTATTAGCAGCGGCACCATGTGGAGCGACTATGTTAGTAATGGAAAGGATTCATGGGGAACCTGGGATACAAAAGCACGAGAAGAGATTTTTGCTTTTATTGAATCAGAAAATATCTCCGGCGTTTTATTAATTAGCGGCGATCGGCACGGAGCACGCGGATTTACAATTCCCCGGCCATCGGGATTTAAACTTTATGAATTTGAGGCTGCTTCGCTTGGAGGTGTTCCGGGGCCTGATGCGATGGCCAAAGACAGTACAAACCAGTTATTTGGGTATCACGGAACAGCGGCCGTTGCCTTTGGTGAATTTACTTTTGACATTCAAGAGGATACACCTGCTGTTACTTTCAGGCTAATCGATCAGTTCGGCAACATATTGGAAAAATACACACTGCCATATAAAAAGTTAACACCACCTTAA
- a CDS encoding sulfatase-like hydrolase/transferase, producing the protein MKKYVLFFILFLSSELMVIASESEEQKPNIILVMADDMGFECLSSNGCVSYHTPFLDKLSAEGIKFTYAFSQPLCTPSRVKLMTGKYNYRNYKAFGYLDINEQTIGNLLKKAGYKTCVVGKWQLNGLKTKFETQTEEMLHRPYHFGFDEYCLWNFLGDSEHRYASPKLFQNGKQLEGLEDAYGPDIVSNYALDFIEKNKDKPFFLYYPMILVHDPFVPTPDSKEWSDKNLRYKQNNRFFKDMVEYTDKIINKLISRLEELELAENTIFIFTCDNGTNYKIVTQTVNGPYHGGKGTMPNAGTHVPLLIYSPKIIEKGFKYSELFEFSDFLPTLAELAGIPVPAYTDGKSLAPLILGDKQENRKTIFIHYDPLKGGGSERWYGRFIRNKEYKLYNDGRFYSLKKDELEKNPIQKNDLTNKELKYWEMFQQKLDETPPHYFKQPAEYKK; encoded by the coding sequence ATGAAAAAATACGTTCTTTTCTTCATCCTTTTTTTAAGTTCCGAATTAATGGTAATAGCCTCAGAATCAGAAGAGCAAAAACCAAATATTATTTTAGTGATGGCCGACGACATGGGCTTTGAATGTTTGAGTTCCAACGGATGTGTGTCATATCATACGCCGTTTCTTGATAAACTATCAGCGGAAGGAATAAAATTCACCTATGCTTTTTCTCAACCCTTATGTACACCATCGCGGGTAAAGCTAATGACAGGAAAATACAATTACCGAAATTATAAAGCTTTCGGATATCTCGACATCAACGAGCAAACAATAGGGAATTTGCTAAAAAAAGCAGGGTATAAAACCTGTGTTGTAGGTAAATGGCAATTAAATGGCCTTAAAACCAAATTCGAAACTCAAACAGAAGAAATGCTACATCGCCCCTACCACTTTGGTTTTGATGAATACTGCCTGTGGAATTTTCTGGGCGATTCAGAACATCGTTATGCCAGTCCAAAACTTTTTCAAAATGGCAAACAGCTGGAAGGACTGGAAGATGCTTACGGACCTGATATAGTTAGCAATTATGCATTGGATTTTATTGAAAAAAATAAAGACAAGCCTTTTTTTCTCTATTACCCGATGATATTGGTGCATGACCCGTTTGTTCCTACACCTGATTCAAAAGAATGGTCAGATAAAAATCTCAGATACAAGCAAAACAATCGTTTTTTTAAGGATATGGTAGAGTACACTGATAAGATTATCAATAAACTTATCTCCCGATTAGAGGAATTGGAGCTAGCAGAAAACACCATTTTTATATTTACCTGCGACAATGGAACAAACTACAAGATTGTTACTCAAACAGTAAACGGCCCTTATCATGGAGGTAAAGGCACAATGCCCAACGCAGGAACTCATGTGCCTTTACTTATTTATAGTCCAAAAATTATAGAAAAAGGTTTTAAGTACAGTGAACTTTTTGAATTTAGTGATTTTCTTCCGACGTTGGCAGAACTTGCCGGTATTCCAGTACCTGCATATACCGATGGAAAAAGTTTAGCACCTTTAATCCTTGGAGATAAACAGGAGAACCGGAAAACTATTTTTATTCATTATGATCCTCTAAAAGGAGGCGGATCTGAACGTTGGTATGGAAGGTTTATCAGAAACAAGGAATATAAATTGTATAATGATGGCAGATTTTACAGCCTTAAAAAAGATGAATTGGAAAAGAACCCCATTCAAAAAAATGATTTGACAAATAAAGAATTAAAGTATTGGGAAATGTTTCAGCAAAAATTGGATGAAACACCACCTCACTATTTTAAACAACCCGCTGAATACAAGAAATAA